GTACTTTATCAATAGAAACAAGTGAAATGAAACCAAGGTGATAGTGGATAATGTATAGGTCCATTTACCTTCTTTTAGCTGACTCGCGTACCATGCAACTGTATATTATGATGCTATCGGTCGGGGACATAATCATTTAGATGGTTTTAACGGTtccgaaaaaaaatacttgGTATTAGAATTGAGAGATGGAAACTAAAACACATCAGAATtaacaaacaaattaaaaaaattgtccaaaaaaaaagtaatgtttCTCTGATGGTGAAATAAGCCTTCTATCGGCTACAAATTGTAAAACCTATAGGGCGATTTGCATCACATCTCATCCAACACCACCATAATCTGCAATCTACTTGGAGCTCTTATCATTAGCCATAATCTGTTTTCATTTAAGAATGGTTACTTGGTTAGTACACGAACGCTTTTGCTTTTTGCACAAAGGGGGGCTCGATCGTACGAGAGATTAACAACTCTTGTTGACTCTGTCTGCCTGCCTCCATCCATGCTGCAACTTCCGGTTTCAGACAGAGACGCTTCCACCTCCAGGTAGTTGATGATGAAAACTACATTTTACTGGACATCTTATTAAAAGAAAAGTAGTGGTCATGTCCCAAGATGGTTACAGCTTAAGGACACTGCTTTTCTGGATTATGATGATATTCACCTCTCACTAAGCAACATTTGGTGTACATATATGTGTGTAATCATTCATGTAGACCATTCGACTAGGAGGGTCAATTATTCAATTCTTGAGATGAAATTGCATTCAATGTTGTAGCTGTCATCTGAAGGTTAACACGAGCACAATTAAAATGTATAAAAAGAATCAAGTGGTAGTAAGAACTTTACATGATAATAGGAGTATGTACATCTTGTATGGTCACAGCTCACAAGTCAATGCCAAACAAAAAGCTATCAATATTGAAGTCATATGTTCTCACTTATAGTCAGATACAGTTGTGAATTTCTTTACCTAGTTTGGTGGAGCTTTCAACAGTTGtagttttttctaaaattttcggCTGCCTAAACAATACAGATTTTCACtcagatattgcaaataggTAGCTACAGAATTTAGAATATGAACTTGAAGTTAGAAGATGAAAAACACCCTTATttcaaattattaaaaactGACTACTAACCATCTGCAATCAACCTCTCTAAACAGAGCTTGTGTGTGTCTCATGTTCATCCATCTGTTTTGCACAAGACGGTGTCGGAATTGAAGTTACGAGTCAAACAACACGCTGTTGCCGTCCTAAGCTGACTCTATGCTACGtttttttaaagacttttgggCAAAATATGGAGGAAAAATGTGTGTAAAAGCAGTGTATAATATGGTGACTCTCCTGTTCTCTTTAAGAATGTTGTTACTGACTTTTGCCAAGAAGTAGGCATGAGTGGCACATCACCTAACCAACCAATATACTGTGAGTTGTCTCCACTGCTTAATACCCAAAATCCAATCAGGTTTAGCTTTGTAATCAGCAGAGTGTTTCGTTGGACACTTAGACTGAATTATCCACTATGAGGCAGCAGCTGGTGACGCTGCTCGTCTTGATCGCGctgcccgcgcgcgccgcgtccgcgccgggcgccggcgccggcggcgtcgtcgtggcgcgggtcacgcacgccgacgccggccgcgGCCTCGCCATGCCGGAGATCGTGCGGCGCATGGCGCACCGCGCCAGGGCGAGGCGGAGGCTgctgtcggcggcggaggcggcgccggtgcgcgcgcgggtgcgcgccgggctcggcgccggcggcgggatcgTGACGAACGAGTACCTGATGCACGTGTCCGTGggcacgccgccgcggcccgtGGCGCTGACGCTCGACACGGGGAGCGATCTCGTGTGGACGCAGTGCGCGCCGTGCCTGGACTGCTTCGAGCAGGGCGCCGCCCCGGTGCTGGACCCGGCCGCGTCGTCCACCCACGCCGCGCTCCCCTGCGACGCGCCGCTGTGCCGCGCGCTCCCGTTCACGTCGTGCGGCGGGCGGAGCTGGGGCGACCGGAGCTGCGTCTACGTCTACCACTACGGCGACAGGTCGCTCACCGTCGGCCAGCTCGCCACCGACAGCTTCAccttcggcggcgacgacaatgCAGGTGGCCTCGCCGCGAGGCGCGTCACGTTCGGCTGCGGCCACATCAACAAAGGCATCTTCCAGGCGAACGAGACGGGCATCGCCGGGTTCGGCCGGGGACGGTGGTCGCTGCCGTCGCAGCTCAACGTCACCAGCTTCTCCTACTGCTTCACCTCCATGTTCGACACCAAGAGCAGCAGCGTCGTcacgctcggcgcggcggcggccgagctccTCCACACCCACCACGCGGCGCACACCGGCGACGTCAGGACCACCCGCCTCATCAAGAACCCGTCGCAGCCATCCCTCTACTTCGTCCCGCTGCGCGGCATCTCGGTGGGCGGCGCGCGGGTCGCCGTGCCGGAGTCGCGGCTCCGGTCGTCGACGATCATCGACTCCGGCGCGTCGATCACGACGCTGCCGGAGGACGTGTACGAGGCGGTGAAGGCGGAGTTCGTGTCGCAGGTcgggctccccgccgccgccgcgggatcGGCGGCGCTCGACCTGTGCTTCGCTCTGCCCGTGGCGGCGCTCTGGCGGCGCCCCGCCGTGCCGGCGCTGACGCTgcacctcgacggcggcgccgactgGGAGCTCCCGCGGGGCAACTACGTGTTCGAGGACTACGCGGCGCGCGTGCTGTGCGTCGTGCtcgacgcggcggccggcgagcaggTGGTCATCGGCAACTACCAGCAGCAGAACACGCACGTCGTGTACGACCTCGAGAACGACGTGCTCTCCTTCGCGCCGGCTCGCTGCGACAAGCTCGCGGCCTCACTGTAGGCTGTAGTAGTTAGTGTGTACTGTGTAGTTAATTACTACTAATAACTTTGTAAGAAAGCAAGTAGGGTGTTTAGTAGTAGTAATTACTAATCAGGTGAAAGTGAAACCTGCCCACTGTAAAAGGATCGGAGGGAGAGTTGAATCAAGAGGGTCTCACTTTTGGTCGCAATTTGTGTCACCGTATTGAGGTTCTCTTTTCGAATGTTAGATAAGGAAAACGTAGAAattaaagtactccctccgtttcaaaatatttgacaccattaactttttagcacatgtttgaccgttcgtcttattcaaaaaagatttgtgaaatatgtaaaattatatgtgtacatgaaagtttatttaacaatgaatcaaatgatataaaaagaatgaataattacttaaattttttgaataagacgaatggtcaaacacgtactaaaaagtcaacggtgtcaaatattttaaaacggtgGGAGTATGTTTTTCTAGTGGATAGTGTTAGGTTCC
The Oryza sativa Japonica Group chromosome 6, ASM3414082v1 DNA segment above includes these coding regions:
- the LOC4340449 gene encoding aspartic proteinase nepenthesin-1, which encodes MRQQLVTLLVLIALPARAASAPGAGAGGVVVARVTHADAGRGLAMPEIVRRMAHRARARRRLLSAAEAAPVRARVRAGLGAGGGIVTNEYLMHVSVGTPPRPVALTLDTGSDLVWTQCAPCLDCFEQGAAPVLDPAASSTHAALPCDAPLCRALPFTSCGGRSWGDRSCVYVYHYGDRSLTVGQLATDSFTFGGDDNAGGLAARRVTFGCGHINKGIFQANETGIAGFGRGRWSLPSQLNVTSFSYCFTSMFDTKSSSVVTLGAAAAELLHTHHAAHTGDVRTTRLIKNPSQPSLYFVPLRGISVGGARVAVPESRLRSSTIIDSGASITTLPEDVYEAVKAEFVSQVGLPAAAAGSAALDLCFALPVAALWRRPAVPALTLHLDGGADWELPRGNYVFEDYAARVLCVVLDAAAGEQVVIGNYQQQNTHVVYDLENDVLSFAPARCDKLAASL